In Brevundimonas subvibrioides, a genomic segment contains:
- the ubiB gene encoding 2-polyprenylphenol 6-hydroxylase, which produces MGDLSLSASYRVAPAPPPTIPVRDPVGATWRLLRWGGALAKHDALLPRELTPLLPGWMKPVAGFIHLFAGKEGRDGRPGQRLGRAFETLGPVAIKLGQVMATRADIFGIEFARDLGRLKDRLPPFPTDQARREIERSIGRPVESLFIDFGDPIGAASLAQAHPAWLADGRKVAVKVLRPGVERRVTTGLDAMRLAARVVHRLVPAARRLEPEAFVETVARSMYLELDMRLEAAAASELHDIMEKARGDGMHMSAPKVVWDGVGKRVLTLEWATGMPMTDPEAILQPGMDIDALADNVVRAFLSQALDHGTFHADLHEGNLFAYAPAELTAVDFGIVGRLGEGERRYLAEILWGFLTRDYPRIARVHFEAGYVPPHHSVEAFAQALRAVGEPVIGRAASQVSMGRLLGQLFEITALFDMHLRPELILLQKTMVSVEGVARRLNPDHDLWSAAQPVVERWITRELGPRAQIRDGLREVLAGARALSRLAQDPPAPQTVVVEPTRTPTWIVVCITAATTMSAAALVLSLWTRIMG; this is translated from the coding sequence GTGGGCGATCTGAGCCTGTCAGCCTCATACCGGGTCGCGCCAGCCCCCCCGCCCACGATCCCCGTGCGCGATCCCGTCGGTGCGACCTGGCGGCTGCTGCGCTGGGGCGGCGCCCTGGCGAAGCACGACGCGCTTCTGCCCCGCGAACTGACGCCCCTGCTGCCCGGCTGGATGAAGCCGGTGGCGGGGTTCATCCACCTGTTCGCCGGCAAGGAAGGTCGTGACGGCCGTCCCGGCCAGCGTCTGGGCCGCGCCTTCGAGACCCTGGGGCCCGTGGCGATCAAGCTGGGTCAGGTCATGGCCACCCGCGCCGACATCTTCGGTATCGAGTTCGCGCGCGATCTGGGCCGGCTGAAGGACAGGCTGCCGCCGTTTCCGACCGATCAGGCCCGGCGCGAGATCGAGCGATCCATCGGCCGCCCCGTGGAGAGTCTCTTCATCGATTTCGGTGATCCGATCGGGGCCGCCTCCCTGGCCCAGGCCCACCCCGCCTGGCTGGCGGATGGACGTAAGGTCGCGGTCAAGGTCCTGCGACCGGGCGTCGAACGCCGCGTCACCACCGGGCTGGACGCGATGCGTCTGGCCGCGCGGGTCGTGCATCGTCTGGTGCCCGCCGCGCGCCGGCTGGAGCCCGAAGCCTTCGTCGAGACGGTGGCCCGCTCCATGTATCTGGAACTGGACATGCGGCTGGAAGCGGCCGCCGCGTCCGAGCTTCACGACATCATGGAAAAGGCCCGGGGCGACGGCATGCACATGTCGGCCCCCAAGGTCGTCTGGGACGGCGTCGGCAAGCGGGTCCTGACGCTGGAGTGGGCGACCGGGATGCCGATGACGGACCCCGAGGCGATCCTGCAGCCCGGGATGGACATCGACGCCCTGGCCGACAACGTCGTGCGCGCCTTCCTGAGCCAGGCCCTGGATCACGGCACCTTCCACGCCGACCTGCACGAGGGAAACCTGTTCGCCTATGCCCCGGCCGAGCTGACCGCCGTCGATTTCGGCATCGTCGGGCGGCTGGGCGAGGGCGAGCGGCGCTATCTGGCCGAGATCCTGTGGGGCTTCCTGACGCGGGATTATCCCCGCATCGCCCGGGTCCATTTCGAGGCCGGATACGTCCCGCCGCACCATTCGGTCGAGGCCTTCGCCCAGGCCCTGCGGGCGGTGGGGGAGCCGGTGATCGGCCGGGCGGCGTCGCAGGTGTCCATGGGCCGTTTGCTGGGCCAGCTGTTCGAGATCACGGCCCTGTTCGACATGCACCTGCGGCCCGAGCTGATCCTGCTGCAGAAGACCATGGTCTCGGTCGAGGGCGTCGCGCGCCGCCTGAACCCCGATCACGACCTGTGGTCGGCGGCCCAGCCGGTGGTCGAACGCTGGATCACCCGCGAACTCGGCCCCCGGGCCCAGATCCGCGACGGGCTGAGAGAGGTTCTGGCCGGGGCGAGGGCCCTGTCGCGCCTGGCGCAGGATCCGCCCGCGCCGCAGACGGTCGTGGTGGAGCCGACGCGCACCCCGACCTGGATCGTCGTCTGCATCACGGCTGCGACCACCATGTCGGCCGCCGCCCTTGTTCTGTCGCTTTGGACGAGGATCATGGGCTGA
- a CDS encoding class I SAM-dependent methyltransferase — protein MSDTDSPSTKTSPFGFRDVDAREKVRMVRGVFDSVASSYDLMNDLMSGGVHRLWKDAAASRLNPRPGEVILDVAGGTGDMARRYSKMARAAQERGGGDDASVIVLDYNAEMILAGVDKGGEPEMVWTVGDAMALPMPDASVDAYSISFGIRNVSDIAGALKEARRVVKPGGRFICLEFSRPTAEAVRKAYDAWSFHAIPRIGGWVARDRDSYQYLVESIRRFPDQPTFKTMIEEAGFSRVTVTNLSGGVAAIHFGWAI, from the coding sequence ATGAGCGACACAGACAGCCCCTCCACCAAGACCTCGCCGTTCGGATTCCGCGACGTCGATGCGCGCGAAAAGGTCCGGATGGTCCGCGGCGTGTTCGACAGCGTGGCCTCCAGCTATGATCTGATGAACGACCTGATGAGCGGGGGCGTCCACCGGCTGTGGAAGGACGCGGCGGCCTCCAGGTTGAACCCCCGGCCCGGCGAGGTGATCCTGGACGTCGCAGGCGGGACCGGCGACATGGCCCGGCGCTATTCGAAGATGGCGCGGGCGGCCCAGGAGCGGGGTGGCGGCGACGACGCGTCCGTCATCGTGCTGGACTACAATGCCGAGATGATCCTGGCCGGGGTCGACAAGGGCGGAGAGCCGGAGATGGTCTGGACCGTGGGCGACGCCATGGCCCTGCCGATGCCGGACGCCTCGGTCGACGCCTATTCGATCAGCTTCGGGATCCGCAACGTCTCGGACATCGCAGGCGCGCTGAAGGAGGCGCGTCGGGTGGTGAAGCCGGGCGGACGGTTCATCTGCCTCGAGTTCTCGCGCCCCACGGCCGAAGCCGTGCGCAAGGCCTATGACGCCTGGTCCTTCCACGCCATTCCGCGCATCGGCGGCTGGGTCGCCAGGGATCGGGACAGCTACCAGTACCTGGTCGAAAGCATCCGCCGCTTCCCCGACCAGCCCACCTTCAAGACCATGATCGAGGAGGCCGGCTTCAGCCGCGTGACCGTGACCAACCTGTCGGGCGGGGTCGCCGCGATCCACTTCGGGTGGGCGATCTGA
- a CDS encoding DUF927 domain-containing protein, with protein sequence MATGDPEGGDPFARIKTAQESEPAHGVRRDRASGDYVAPVPRDAPPWPISFRDKGEASAVWTYRDARGEPLHHVARFDAEGSKDVLPLTLWRDGSRLRWRFKAAPEPRPLYGLDRLAARPHAAVLVVEGEKTADAAQALFPDMAVITWSGGSKASGKADWSPLAGRTVIIWPDHDKAGIDAAVAVARHASKAEAAQVGTVRPPAYFDDAWDLADPMPSGFDRAQAAALIDEAVMEGVAGGVTLPFGYRLDHEGLWADQTAKNGEKFSTKISAPFEVIGEARDPNGDGWAVVVRFKDRDGRSKTEIIPRGTLVSEPGAVRSRLASQGLMIKPAKGQGDRFTACLGELECSRRITLANSTGWATANRFVLPSRTIGPPGGEPVMFTGDPAGFPHGTQGTMAEWQELVAARAPGNSLLLLALSIGFAGPLLRPLGLEGGGFHFRGLSSMGKSTLGRAAASVWCGGSGVLGGAQSWRATANALEAVAQGHSETVLALDEINEIAPEQVGLAAYALASGQGKARASTSGQLRRRTEWLVLSVSTGEISLADHIRSSAKGGRVMAGQELRLLDIPADAGKGLGIWETLHGFDDPALFSEAVNAGTQAHYGHAGPAFVERFVADPKAAKALAREIMQAFVGASKERDDNGQVHRASNRFALAAAAGELAAAFGIVPWPEGAAAKACHEVFDRWATSFGRSAPREQRAVLLALKAAIQQQASRFGARNDNDQTEWGEAVDERVEGHRTGEARSLNALGIRYVTTARELYYLFYPQGWDEVLKDVTGGTDAARMVHAAGHLERGEGKHWGKKKKINGVAQRLYWVKASILEADFDE encoded by the coding sequence GCCGCCCTGGCCGATATCGTTCCGGGACAAGGGCGAGGCCTCGGCCGTCTGGACCTATCGAGACGCCCGGGGCGAGCCGCTTCACCACGTCGCCCGCTTCGATGCGGAGGGCTCAAAAGACGTACTGCCGCTCACCCTCTGGCGCGACGGGTCGCGTCTTCGCTGGCGCTTCAAGGCCGCTCCGGAGCCTCGGCCGCTCTATGGTCTGGACCGACTGGCCGCCCGGCCTCACGCCGCCGTCCTGGTCGTGGAGGGAGAGAAGACGGCCGACGCCGCCCAGGCGCTGTTTCCGGACATGGCCGTCATCACCTGGTCGGGCGGCTCCAAAGCCAGCGGCAAGGCCGACTGGTCGCCGCTCGCGGGGCGGACCGTGATCATCTGGCCGGACCACGACAAGGCCGGTATCGACGCCGCCGTAGCCGTGGCGCGACATGCCAGCAAGGCCGAGGCCGCCCAGGTGGGAACGGTCCGTCCGCCCGCCTATTTCGACGATGCCTGGGATCTAGCCGACCCTATGCCCAGCGGCTTCGACCGCGCCCAGGCGGCGGCCCTGATAGACGAGGCCGTCATGGAAGGCGTCGCAGGCGGGGTGACCCTTCCGTTCGGATACCGCCTGGATCACGAGGGGCTCTGGGCCGATCAGACGGCGAAGAACGGGGAGAAGTTTTCGACGAAGATCAGCGCGCCGTTCGAAGTGATCGGCGAAGCACGCGATCCTAACGGCGACGGGTGGGCCGTGGTGGTGCGGTTCAAGGATCGTGACGGCCGATCCAAAACCGAGATCATCCCGAGGGGGACGCTGGTCTCGGAACCCGGCGCGGTGAGGTCGCGGCTCGCCAGTCAGGGGTTGATGATCAAGCCCGCCAAGGGGCAAGGCGACCGCTTCACCGCGTGCCTGGGCGAACTCGAGTGTTCGCGCCGAATCACCTTGGCCAACTCGACGGGGTGGGCGACGGCCAACCGGTTCGTCCTGCCGTCACGCACCATCGGCCCGCCCGGCGGGGAGCCCGTCATGTTCACTGGCGACCCGGCCGGGTTTCCCCACGGGACGCAAGGGACGATGGCCGAATGGCAGGAGCTGGTCGCCGCCCGTGCGCCGGGCAACAGCCTCCTCCTCCTGGCGCTGTCGATCGGCTTCGCCGGGCCGTTGCTGAGGCCGCTCGGGCTCGAGGGGGGCGGGTTCCATTTCCGGGGCCTGTCATCAATGGGAAAGAGCACCCTGGGCCGAGCGGCCGCGTCTGTGTGGTGTGGTGGCAGCGGTGTCCTAGGCGGCGCTCAGTCGTGGCGAGCGACGGCGAATGCGCTCGAGGCCGTCGCCCAGGGCCATTCCGAGACGGTCCTCGCCCTGGACGAAATCAACGAGATCGCACCCGAGCAAGTCGGCCTGGCCGCCTATGCCCTTGCGAGCGGCCAAGGGAAGGCGCGGGCGAGCACCTCGGGCCAACTGAGGCGGCGCACCGAATGGCTGGTCCTGTCGGTCTCTACCGGCGAAATCAGCCTCGCCGATCACATCCGGTCCTCGGCCAAGGGCGGTCGCGTCATGGCAGGGCAAGAGCTCCGCTTGCTCGACATCCCGGCCGATGCCGGCAAGGGGCTCGGGATCTGGGAAACGCTGCATGGGTTCGATGATCCGGCGCTCTTCTCAGAGGCTGTGAACGCCGGGACGCAAGCCCATTATGGCCATGCCGGACCGGCCTTCGTCGAGCGCTTCGTGGCCGATCCCAAGGCGGCCAAAGCCCTGGCGCGAGAGATCATGCAAGCCTTCGTCGGAGCCTCGAAAGAGCGGGACGACAACGGCCAGGTGCACCGTGCGTCCAACCGGTTCGCCCTCGCGGCAGCGGCGGGCGAGCTGGCCGCCGCATTCGGAATCGTGCCCTGGCCCGAGGGCGCGGCGGCCAAGGCCTGTCACGAGGTGTTCGATCGATGGGCGACGTCGTTCGGCCGATCAGCCCCGCGAGAACAGCGCGCCGTCCTCCTGGCGCTCAAGGCCGCAATCCAGCAACAGGCCAGCCGGTTCGGCGCGAGGAACGACAACGATCAGACCGAATGGGGCGAGGCCGTCGACGAACGGGTCGAGGGCCATCGCACGGGCGAGGCCCGATCGCTCAATGCTTTAGGCATCCGCTACGTCACGACCGCGAGGGAGCTCTACTATCTGTTCTACCCTCAGGGGTGGGACGAGGTGTTGAAAGACGTAACGGGGGGCACGGACGCGGCCCGCATGGTCCATGCGGCTGGCCACCTCGAGCGCGGCGAGGGCAAGCACTGGGGCAAGAAGAAGAAGATTAACGGCGTCGCCCAGCGCCTCTATTGGGTCAAGGCCAGCATTCTCGAGGCCGATTTTGACGAGTGA
- a CDS encoding YdbL family protein, which yields MSLRKIFVLGAAVMALGLAGGVAMAQTSAQKAAIDAAKAQGIVGEQADGYLGFRTPPSDPALQTAVTTTNDARREAYAASARQAGTTPDVAAARMFESQLMPRMTSGQWYRNTAGQWVQR from the coding sequence ATGTCGCTTCGCAAGATCTTCGTTCTGGGCGCCGCCGTCATGGCCCTTGGCCTCGCCGGAGGAGTCGCCATGGCCCAGACCTCGGCGCAAAAGGCCGCCATCGACGCGGCCAAGGCACAGGGCATTGTCGGCGAACAGGCCGACGGCTATCTGGGGTTCCGCACCCCGCCTTCGGACCCGGCGCTGCAGACGGCTGTGACGACGACCAACGATGCCCGTCGCGAAGCCTATGCCGCCAGCGCGCGTCAGGCCGGCACGACGCCGGACGTGGCCGCGGCCCGGATGTTCGAGAGCCAGCTGATGCCGCGCATGACCTCGGGCCAGTGGTATCGCAACACGGCAGGTCAGTGGGTCCAACGCTGA
- a CDS encoding SDR family oxidoreductase has translation MTKPGRVAGKAALITGGAQGLGEAIAWMLAREGSKVAVTDINGPGALALAARINAEIPGSAFGYAHDVASEDQWVDVVGRAAADMGGLSILVNNAGVGDVLMFAEQDTAENWQRQYEINLRSVMFGCKHAMPHLRASGAASIVNISSIAGLAAGVGMGAYNATKAAVWMYTKTVALEAAKMDWNVRVNSVHPVFIKTAILDPFIAMAGGDEVKAHERLARGIPLKRIGEPNDVAYCVLYLASDESKFVTGSEFKIDGGMTAQ, from the coding sequence ATGACGAAACCTGGACGCGTCGCCGGCAAGGCGGCCCTGATCACCGGCGGAGCCCAGGGCCTGGGAGAGGCGATCGCCTGGATGCTGGCGCGCGAGGGTTCAAAGGTCGCGGTAACCGACATCAATGGCCCGGGTGCCCTGGCCCTGGCAGCCCGCATCAATGCCGAAATTCCCGGCTCGGCCTTTGGCTATGCCCACGACGTGGCCTCGGAGGACCAGTGGGTCGACGTTGTGGGTCGGGCGGCGGCGGACATGGGCGGGCTGTCCATCCTGGTGAACAACGCGGGCGTCGGCGACGTCCTGATGTTCGCCGAGCAGGACACTGCCGAGAACTGGCAGCGGCAATACGAAATCAACCTGCGGTCCGTGATGTTCGGCTGCAAGCACGCCATGCCGCATCTGCGGGCCTCGGGCGCGGCCTCGATCGTCAATATCTCGTCGATCGCGGGGCTCGCCGCCGGGGTCGGTATGGGGGCCTACAACGCCACCAAGGCCGCCGTCTGGATGTACACCAAGACGGTCGCGCTGGAGGCCGCAAAGATGGACTGGAACGTCCGCGTCAACTCGGTGCACCCCGTGTTCATCAAGACAGCGATCCTGGACCCCTTCATCGCCATGGCCGGCGGTGACGAGGTCAAGGCGCACGAGCGGCTGGCGCGCGGCATCCCGCTCAAGCGGATCGGCGAGCCGAACGACGTCGCCTATTGCGTCCTCTATCTGGCGTCGGACGAATCCAAGTTCGTCACGGGATCGGAATTCAAGATCGACGGCGGCATGACGGCGCAGTGA
- a CDS encoding 4a-hydroxytetrahydrobiopterin dehydratase encodes MSRPIVSPTDAVAALSGWTVAPGDRPAIARALKFADFNAAFAFMTRVALKAETMDHHPEWSNVYNRVDILLTTHDAGGVTELDLTLARFIDDAATSLGGE; translated from the coding sequence ATGTCCCGTCCCATCGTTTCCCCGACCGACGCCGTCGCTGCCCTGTCCGGCTGGACCGTCGCCCCGGGCGATCGCCCGGCCATCGCCCGTGCCCTGAAATTCGCCGATTTCAACGCCGCCTTCGCCTTCATGACGCGCGTGGCGCTGAAGGCCGAGACGATGGACCACCATCCGGAATGGTCGAACGTCTACAACCGCGTGGACATCCTGCTGACCACCCACGATGCGGGCGGGGTGACCGAGCTCGATCTCACGCTGGCGCGCTTCATCGATGACGCCGCGACGTCCCTGGGAGGGGAATGA
- a CDS encoding YnbE family lipoprotein, whose amino-acid sequence MTLPSRLIRPLLLAMGTAVLLGACTPTIRLQVDPIQIYAKLDADVRVRLDQELRDLLTENPNLF is encoded by the coding sequence ATGACCCTCCCTTCCCGCCTGATCCGGCCGCTGCTGCTGGCGATGGGCACCGCCGTCCTGCTGGGGGCCTGCACCCCCACGATCCGGCTTCAGGTCGATCCGATCCAGATCTATGCCAAGCTGGACGCCGATGTGCGCGTGCGGCTGGATCAGGAATTGCGCGACCTGCTGACCGAAAACCCCAATCTGTTCTGA